In Piscirickettsia litoralis, the following proteins share a genomic window:
- a CDS encoding DUF2612 domain-containing protein, with amino-acid sequence MTTITQIDHNALALSRTLEQFKGKDNYTKLVQVLTNALQSSEQTFIDLLTKRYIDNATGKQLDDVGYDVGCQRNGLKDDNYRRAIYLQIAINTSQGRERDISFVAKQITASSVIQFRENNHGPAQVQVFFDGENATPSNMQLVAQVIGGGIQYYGLTTQGGSPFGFDDISSGFDEGRVTAEFLLN; translated from the coding sequence ATGACGACGATCACCCAAATTGATCATAACGCCCTTGCATTAAGCCGCACCCTCGAACAATTCAAAGGCAAAGACAACTATACAAAACTGGTGCAAGTCCTCACCAATGCCTTACAGAGTTCAGAACAAACCTTCATCGACCTTTTAACCAAGCGCTACATTGATAACGCCACAGGCAAGCAGCTTGACGATGTCGGCTATGATGTGGGTTGCCAACGCAACGGCTTAAAAGATGACAATTACCGCCGTGCAATTTATTTGCAGATTGCAATTAACACAAGTCAGGGCCGCGAGCGTGACATTTCGTTTGTGGCAAAGCAAATCACCGCATCAAGTGTTATCCAATTTCGAGAAAACAACCACGGACCAGCCCAGGTGCAAGTCTTTTTCGACGGCGAAAACGCAACGCCTAGCAATATGCAACTTGTCGCCCAGGTCATCGGGGGCGGTATTCAATATTATGGGCTCACCACTCAAGGCGGCAGTCCTTTCGGTTTTGATGATATTTCAAGCGGCTTTGATGAGGGCCGTGTTACCGCAGAATTTTTATTAAATTAG
- a CDS encoding Gp138 family membrane-puncturing spike protein has protein sequence MNTLEQVLHAALESRLCDVHTSIPGRIASYDAKTQKANIQPVIKKKLRDGRSFSMPVITDIPVMFPSAGGGLLSFPAKQGDTGLLFFCERSIDQWMTGNNDEAEPLGNHKHNYTDAVFIPGLYPYSRTLNADPVNTELKFSDNQIILKPDGSIVINAPKQITINTINANINASQQLTVTAPLSQFKGNVAITGDLTTPALTASADSKASNFAGDVHSTGNINSDKTITGATDVIAGGISGKSHKHGGVKSGDGETSPPS, from the coding sequence ATGAACACGCTTGAACAAGTCTTGCATGCGGCTTTAGAGTCACGCCTTTGTGATGTGCATACCTCTATCCCTGGCCGTATTGCCTCATACGATGCGAAAACACAAAAGGCGAACATTCAACCCGTGATTAAGAAAAAACTCCGTGACGGTCGTTCTTTTTCGATGCCAGTAATAACCGATATTCCTGTGATGTTTCCAAGTGCCGGAGGTGGCCTGTTATCTTTCCCTGCGAAACAGGGCGACACCGGACTTCTATTTTTTTGCGAACGATCTATCGATCAGTGGATGACAGGTAACAATGACGAAGCGGAGCCGTTAGGGAACCATAAGCACAATTATACTGATGCAGTATTTATCCCAGGTCTATACCCATACAGCCGCACGCTTAACGCTGATCCAGTAAATACCGAACTTAAATTCTCTGACAATCAAATTATTTTAAAGCCAGATGGCAGCATCGTGATTAATGCACCCAAGCAAATCACAATCAATACAATCAACGCGAATATTAACGCAAGCCAACAACTCACGGTGACAGCACCGCTCAGTCAATTTAAAGGCAACGTAGCAATTACGGGTGATTTAACCACCCCAGCATTAACCGCAAGCGCAGACTCGAAAGCCTCTAACTTTGCAGGCGATGTTCACAGCACAGGAAATATTAACAGTGATAAAACCATCACCGGTGCAACGGATGTTATTGCAGGTGGTATTAGCGGTAAATCTCACAAGCACGGAGGGGTTAAGTCAGGCGATGGAGAAACAAGCCCTCCAAGCTAA
- a CDS encoding phage protein, translating into MQQFNRKWSLKIGEAGKTGIEITELNIKFDITKTDESSDQNKASITVYNLNDSDISRLKKGLALILSVAYDDQPLVTLFAGQVSGFDTHREQASRATLIQCSDGYMPLKETFSFSTFPSGTNALQIVQSLIKDLTADGSISKSEITDQDTLTRHIFSNGYYVAGLTRDALQTLLGSLFMKFSIQGGVIYISSALRTNTQKQALLLTPDTGLIDSPRITAFNPNGLERENIPNNGLQITSLVNPRIVPHSIVKVETQYINSFYRVSKINHRGETLGKNWKTLATLEAINNEHA; encoded by the coding sequence ATGCAACAATTTAACCGCAAATGGTCCCTAAAAATCGGCGAAGCTGGTAAAACGGGCATAGAAATCACCGAACTGAATATCAAGTTTGATATTACTAAAACCGATGAAAGCTCAGATCAAAACAAAGCAAGCATTACCGTCTACAACTTAAACGACTCAGACATTAGCAGGCTAAAAAAAGGCTTAGCCTTGATATTGTCTGTTGCTTACGATGATCAACCGCTAGTCACATTATTTGCCGGACAAGTCAGTGGCTTTGATACACACAGAGAACAAGCCAGTCGTGCAACGCTGATTCAATGCAGTGATGGCTACATGCCACTCAAAGAAACCTTTTCATTTTCAACCTTTCCATCGGGCACAAATGCGCTGCAAATTGTTCAGAGCCTAATTAAAGATTTAACCGCAGACGGTAGTATTTCTAAAAGCGAAATTACAGACCAAGACACGTTAACCCGTCACATTTTCTCTAACGGTTATTATGTGGCTGGTTTAACCCGTGATGCGCTTCAAACGCTACTCGGCTCGCTTTTTATGAAATTCTCCATTCAAGGTGGTGTGATTTATATCAGCTCGGCACTGAGGACCAACACACAAAAGCAGGCGCTTTTACTCACCCCTGACACCGGCTTAATTGATTCACCTCGGATTACCGCATTTAATCCGAATGGTTTAGAGCGTGAGAATATCCCCAACAACGGCCTGCAAATTACAAGTTTGGTCAATCCGCGCATTGTGCCTCATTCGATTGTCAAAGTTGAAACGCAGTATATCAACTCTTTTTATCGAGTCAGCAAAATCAACCATCGAGGGGAAACCCTTGGCAAAAACTGGAAAACATTAGCAACATTAGAGGCAATCAACAATGAACACGCTTGA